The following coding sequences are from one Lolium rigidum isolate FL_2022 chromosome 6, APGP_CSIRO_Lrig_0.1, whole genome shotgun sequence window:
- the LOC124659768 gene encoding E3 ubiquitin-protein ligase complex slx8-rfp subunit slx8-like — protein MSSLGFARRIPKRRRTTKTPPQQQVERQLLDLNSFPAFEGAGNGGSLSIQEPASHSGTSGTVVAETSQLLVPPAAAESNIGMNSFAIDVEVIDDDVLIYSSRPLPQARQQSARERPVTVIIDDDSETPAGPTGEGLDEHVNTLLSLGMNPRHSCSRAPNSLVINIEDTPETNILAKAVQALPEPVREVPKEPKFSCPVCMNELVEPSSTICGHIFCQKCIRAAIQANKKCPNCRRKLQMNNFHRVYLPTTDH, from the exons ATGAGCTCCCTTGGTTTCGCAAGGAGGATACCGAAGAGGCGGCGGACTACCAAGACACCACCGCAGCAGCAAGTGGAGCGACAACTTCTGGACCTCAACTCATTTCCAGCTTTTGAAGGAGCTGGTAATGGGGGTTCACTATCCATCCAGGAGCCTGCCTCACACAGCGGCACCTCTGGTACGGTGGTTGCCGAGACCTCACAGCTCTTGGTGCCACCTGCTGCTGCAGAGTCAAACATTGGCATGAATAGTTTCGCCATCGATGTGGAAGTCATCGATGATGATGTTCTGATTTATTCTTCAAGACCACTTCCTCAA GCTAGGCAACAATCAGCCAGAGAGAGGCCTGTCACTGTGATAATAGATGATGATTCTGAAACTCCTGCTGGACCAACAG GGGAAGGGCTTGATGAGCATGTGAACACACTATTGTCTCTGGGGATGAACCCTAGGCACAGTTGCTCGAGAGCACCGAACAGCCTTGTAATAAACATAGAAGACACACCTGAAACCAACATCTTG GCCAAGGCGGTGCAGGCTCTCCCTGAACCTGTGAGGGAGGTCCCAAAGGAGCCAAAGTTCAGCTGCCCAGTCTGCATGAATGAGCTGGTTGAACCATCGTCAACCATCTGTGGTCACATCTTCTGCCAGAAGTGCATCAGGGCTGCCATCCAGGCTAATAAGAAGTGCCCCAACTGCCGGAGGAAGCTGCAAATGAACAACTTCCACCGGGTGTACCTCCCAACGACAGATCATTAG
- the LOC124659769 gene encoding E3 ubiquitin-protein ligase RNF4-like isoform X2 yields the protein MSSLGFARRIPKRRRTTKTPPQQQVERQLLDLNSFPAFEGAGNGGSLSIQEPASHSRTSGTVVAETSQLLLPPAAAESNIGMNSFPIDVEVIDDDVVIYSSRPLPQARQQSATVIIDDDSETPAGPTGEGLDEHVNTLLSLGMNPRHSCSRAPNSLVINIEDTPETNILPKAVQALPEPVREVPREPKFSCPVCMNELVEPSSTICGHIFCQKCIRAAIQANKKCPNCRRKLHMNNFHRVYLPTTDH from the exons ATGAGCTCCCTTGGTTTCGCAAGGAGGATACCGAAGAGGCGGCGGACTACCAAGACGCCACCGCAGCAGCAAGTGGAGCGACAACTTCTGGACCTGAACTCATTTCCAGCTTTTGAAGGAGCTGGTAATGGGGGTTCACTATCCATCCAGGAGCCTGCCTCACACAGCAGGACCTCTGGTACGGTGGTTGCCGAGACCTCACAGCTCTTGTTGCCACCTGCTGCTGCAGAGTCAAACATTGGCATGAATAGTTTCCCCATCGATGTGGAAGTGATTGATGATGATGTTGTGATTTATTCTTCAAGACCACTTCCTCAA GCTAGGCAACAATCAGCCACTGTGATAATAGATGATGATTCTGAAACTCCTGCTGGACCAACAG GGGAAGGGCTTGATGAGCATGTGAACACATTATTGTCTCTGGGGATGAACCCTAGGCACAGTTGCTCGAGAGCACCGAACAGCCTTGTAATAAACATAGAAGACACACCTGAAACCAACATCTTG CCCAAGGCTGTGCAGGCTCTCCCTGAACCTGTGAGGGAGGTCCCAAGGGAGCCAAAGTTCAGCTGCCCAGTCTGCATGAATGAGCTGGTTGAACCATCGTCAACCATCTGTGGTCACATCTTCTGCCAGAAGTGCATCAGGGCTGCCATCCAGGCTAATAAG AAGTGCCCCAACTGCCGGAGGAAGCTGCACATGAACAACTTCCACCGGGTGTACCTCCCAACGACAGATCATTAG
- the LOC124659769 gene encoding E3 ubiquitin-protein ligase RNF4-like isoform X1: MSSLGFARRIPKRRRTTKTPPQQQVERQLLDLNSFPAFEGAGNGGSLSIQEPASHSRTSGTVVAETSQLLLPPAAAESNIGMNSFPIDVEVIDDDVVIYSSRPLPQARQQSATVIIDDDSETPAGPTEWEGLDEHVNTLLSLGMNPRHSCSRAPNSLVINIEDTPETNILPKAVQALPEPVREVPREPKFSCPVCMNELVEPSSTICGHIFCQKCIRAAIQANKKCPNCRRKLHMNNFHRVYLPTTDH; this comes from the exons ATGAGCTCCCTTGGTTTCGCAAGGAGGATACCGAAGAGGCGGCGGACTACCAAGACGCCACCGCAGCAGCAAGTGGAGCGACAACTTCTGGACCTGAACTCATTTCCAGCTTTTGAAGGAGCTGGTAATGGGGGTTCACTATCCATCCAGGAGCCTGCCTCACACAGCAGGACCTCTGGTACGGTGGTTGCCGAGACCTCACAGCTCTTGTTGCCACCTGCTGCTGCAGAGTCAAACATTGGCATGAATAGTTTCCCCATCGATGTGGAAGTGATTGATGATGATGTTGTGATTTATTCTTCAAGACCACTTCCTCAA GCTAGGCAACAATCAGCCACTGTGATAATAGATGATGATTCTGAAACTCCTGCTGGACCAACAG aat GGGAAGGGCTTGATGAGCATGTGAACACATTATTGTCTCTGGGGATGAACCCTAGGCACAGTTGCTCGAGAGCACCGAACAGCCTTGTAATAAACATAGAAGACACACCTGAAACCAACATCTTG CCCAAGGCTGTGCAGGCTCTCCCTGAACCTGTGAGGGAGGTCCCAAGGGAGCCAAAGTTCAGCTGCCCAGTCTGCATGAATGAGCTGGTTGAACCATCGTCAACCATCTGTGGTCACATCTTCTGCCAGAAGTGCATCAGGGCTGCCATCCAGGCTAATAAG AAGTGCCCCAACTGCCGGAGGAAGCTGCACATGAACAACTTCCACCGGGTGTACCTCCCAACGACAGATCATTAG